A section of the Flavobacterium ardleyense genome encodes:
- a CDS encoding aminotransferase class I/II-fold pyridoxal phosphate-dependent enzyme, producing MMNFDPADNIQDLQFFGEFGGVNPSISDSSTYTFLSAKTMFDTFEGNAEGCYLYSRHSSPSNLYLDRAMAAMEGTESANVAASGMGAITPTLLQLCGNGDHVVSSRTIYGGTYAFLKNFAPRMGISTAFVDITNLEIVEKAITKNTKVLYCETVSNPLLEVADIAGLSKIAKRHNLTLVVDNTFSPLSVSPIKLGADIVIHSLTKYINGSSDTVGGVTCASNEFIASLKCVNSGASMLLGPTMDSMRSASVMKNLRTLHLRIKQHSHNANYLAERFEKDGLKTVYPGLASHPSHELYKGMINPEYGFGGMMTIDAGSLEKANELMELMQEKNLGYLAVSLGFYKTLFSAPGSSTSSEIPADEQAAMGLSDGLIRFSIGLDNDIERTYQMMKQCMMEVGVLHKEDFATI from the coding sequence TCAACCTATACCTTTCTTTCAGCAAAAACAATGTTTGACACCTTTGAAGGAAATGCAGAAGGTTGTTATCTATACTCAAGACACTCTTCGCCAAGTAATTTATATCTAGACAGAGCAATGGCAGCGATGGAAGGCACCGAAAGCGCCAATGTTGCCGCTTCAGGCATGGGTGCAATTACTCCCACGTTACTGCAACTTTGCGGAAATGGAGATCACGTTGTATCTAGTCGTACAATTTACGGTGGAACTTATGCGTTTTTGAAAAATTTTGCACCAAGAATGGGAATCTCGACTGCATTTGTCGATATCACTAATTTGGAAATAGTAGAAAAAGCAATAACAAAAAACACAAAAGTTTTGTACTGCGAAACTGTAAGTAACCCACTTCTTGAGGTTGCAGATATTGCAGGTTTGTCTAAAATTGCAAAAAGACACAACCTTACATTGGTTGTTGACAATACATTTTCACCTCTTTCCGTTTCTCCAATCAAACTTGGAGCAGACATCGTAATTCATAGCCTTACTAAGTACATCAACGGAAGTAGCGATACTGTAGGGGGTGTAACTTGTGCTTCTAACGAATTTATTGCTTCATTAAAATGCGTAAATTCTGGTGCAAGTATGCTTTTAGGCCCCACTATGGATAGTATGAGATCTGCAAGTGTAATGAAAAACCTTAGAACGCTTCACCTACGAATCAAGCAACATAGCCACAACGCAAATTACCTTGCCGAAAGATTTGAAAAAGACGGATTGAAAACTGTTTATCCAGGATTAGCAAGCCATCCAAGCCACGAATTATATAAAGGAATGATTAATCCTGAATACGGTTTTGGAGGAATGATGACGATTGATGCCGGGAGTCTTGAAAAAGCAAATGAGTTAATGGAATTAATGCAAGAGAAAAACTTAGGTTACTTAGCGGTAAGTTTAGGTTTTTATAAAACTCTTTTTAGTGCTCCAGGAAGTTCAACTTCTTCTGAAATTCCAGCGGACGAACAAGCAGCAATGGGACTTAGCGATGGACTCATCAGATTTTCTATAGGTCTTGACAATGATATTGAGCGCACTTATCAAATGATGAAGCAATGTATGATGGAAGTTGGAGTACTTCACAAAGAAGATTTTGCTACTATCTAA